The genomic interval ACTTTTTTACATCTGTTAGGTAATTTGTCGATGGTCTCTCTTAGTTTTTTTACTCTCAAGAGATTTATTTCGTCATCTTCATCAATGGTTTCCATAAGACGTTGATGTTTCCAACCGTCTAATACGTTTTGATTTCGCTTATCTTTACGGTACTTATCAATATAAGTATAATAGGCTGTTTTAAATAAATAGCCTTTAAAAGAATCTAATTCACTTAGTTTTTCTCTATAATTCCAAATTTTTATAAAAGTTTCTTGTAAAATATCTTCAGTTTCAAATTCATTTTTAGTAAAATTGTTAATATATATATACAAGCTTTTATAATATAGATCATGTAAAACCTTAAAAGAAAGTTGGTCTCCTTTTTTTAGTCCAAGAACTAAATCTACTATTTTCTGCTTGTCTGCCATGTTAAAGTGTGCGAGCAAATTTAGATATTTTAATGAGATATCATTAAAAATTTAAAGAAAAGTTAAAAAAACATTAATTTTTTATAGGCATTATAGAAAAGGTTAGCGTATTACTAATAGAAATAAGAAAACATTGTGAATAAAAGGATAGAGAAAATAATTATAAGTTATTTTGATAATAATATTTCAGAAACTGAAGCGAATGAACTTGCAGCTTGGTTAGATGAAGGAAACAGAGATGTGTTTAATGAATATGTAATGTTGAATTTTTCTGTAGAACAGTTAAAATCAGTAAAAAACGATATTATAACCTCTTCTTGGGATAAAATTGAAACTGATATAAATAAAAAGAAATCGGAAAAAGTATTGCCATTGTATTTGAAAAAGATATCTAGATATGCGGCAGTTATTGCTGTTTTAATTGTTTCTGGATACCTTTTAACACAAAAAACAAACCCTGTTATAAATGAGACTGTTTCAATTGGAGAAATAAAAGCGACATTAACTTTAGACGATGGATCTAATATTGCTCTACAAAATGGAAAAGGATATAATAACAAAACAATTCATAGTAATGGAGAAAGTTTAGTATACGAAACAAAACTTAATACAAAACATAAAACAAAAACTAAAGAAACTATTTATAATTACTTAACAATTCCTAGAGGAGGTTTGTTTTCTATAGAATTATCAGACAATACAATAGTTTGGTTAAATTCTGAAAGTAAATTAAAATATCCTGTAAACTTTAAAAAAGGAAAAACTAGAGAAGTTGAATTGCTTTATGGAGAAGCTTATTTTGATGTCTCTAAAAGTACTAAACATAATGGAGATGCCTTTGTTTTAAAAACAAACAACCAAACGATTACTGTTTTAGGAACTGAATTTAATGTAAAAGCTTACCGAGATGAAACCGATATTTTAACAACTTTATTAGAAGGTTCTGTAAATGTTAAGAATAAAAATAACAACAAAACTCTAATACCAGGTCAACAATCAAAAATTTCAAACTCATCAGACTTTATAAAAGTATATGAAGTAAAGGCAGATGATGAAATTGCATGGGTAAATGGAATGTTTAGTTTTAAAAATAAACCTTTAAAAGAGATCTTAAAAGTTTTATCTCGTTGGTATGATTTAGATGTAGAATTTACAAAAAAAGAAAGCGAAGAAATTCTTTTTACAGGTGTTTTAAGAAAACAACAATCAATATATAGAATATTAGAATCAATTAAAACTACAACCAATGTAAAATATAGTATTAAAAATAGAATTTTGACAATAAAATAAAAAAAGGGATAAAAACAAAACCTCTCACAGCTAGTTATATCCCTAAGAATCGTGATTAATTAATTAACAACTAACCAAATGCAAATTTATGAAAAATAATTTTACAAAAATACTTTTCTTATTTAAGAAAAGATTTCTACCTATCATTATGAAAACATTCTTTTTACTTTTCTGTACCACTCTTTTTAGTTTCACTCCTAAAAGTGGTTTTTCACAGAATGAAAAAATTACAATTGAATCAAACAAAACAGTCTCAGTAGATGAAGTATTTGAAATTATTAAAAGTCATACAAATCATAGTTTTATTTATAGAGCAGATTTGTTTAAGAATTATCCCAAAATAAAATTAGAAAAAGGAATCATTAGAGCGAATAATCTTTTAAAGAAAGCCTTATCAAAAGGAAGTTTTAGTTGTGAGTTTTCTGAAGACGAAACTATAGTTATAAAAGAAAAGCCAACTGAAGTTGTTCGTATTTCTAAAACTGTGAAAGCAATTCAGCAAATAATAATAAGTGGTACTGTAGTAGATGAGAGTGGTGAGCCTCTTCCTATGGTTAGTGTTTATGAAAAAAAGACTAAAAATGGAACTTCAACAGATTTTAATGGAAATTATTCACTTAATTTAGGTAGTTCCTCTAAAGATAAAATTTTAGTATTTAGTTATATTGGTTTTGAAAATCAAGAAGTTGTGGTTGGCGACAAAACAATTTTAAATATAAAAATGAGACCAAGTTTATCTGGCTTAGATGAAGTTGTGGTAATTGGGTATGGAACATCTAAAGTAAAAGATGCAACAGGAGTAATATCTAGAATTAGTGCAAAAGAAATAGAGAATGCACCTATGGGAGCTAGCGTCGAAAGTTTATTGCAAGGTAAAAGTCCTGGTGTAAATGTTCAAATACAATCTGCTTCACCTACTTCTCCTATTAGTGTGGTTATTAGAGGGGCATCGTCACTTTCTGGAGATAACCAACCTTTATGGGTTATTGATGGTGTACCACAATATTCATCTACAACTTCTGGTGATGTTGCAAATACTTTGTATAATTTAAATTTAAATGATGTACAAAGTATAGATATTCTTAAAGATGCTTCTGCTACAGCAGTATATGGTTCTAGAGCTGCTAATGGAGTTGTAATAGTAACCACTAAAAAAGGTAAAATAGGAATGAAACCTCTTTTTGAAGTATCTTCTAGAGTAGGTGTGCAGGTTATGGATTTTAATGGATATCAATATTTTGAATCTGAAGATTATATAAACTTTTCTGGTGCTGCAGCTAGAGAAATGGTATTAACGATGGATTCGTTTACTAATTCTGCTGAACGTTATTTAGATCTTCAAGCATTTTATAACCTAAATAATAGCGAGTATGATAAATCTGATCTTGTAACGCTAGATGGCGCTTATTATGATGGAAACACTAATTGGCAAAAAGAAATGACTCAGAATCCAGTGGTGGTACAACATGATTTTTCTGTTCGTGGAGGGTCTGAAGAAACAACCTATTTTGCTTCTTTTAATTATAGTGATATGGAAGGTGTTGTAAAATCGGGGCAAAGCGAGTTGTATGGAGGTAGAATGAATTTCGATACTAAAATTAGTGAAAATTTAAAATTTGGACTTAACCTAAATGGAAGTTCTCGTAAATCTGATAATAAAGATTATATGCTTAGTGTTATACAAAAGGTTAGACCAGATATTCCTGTTTATGAAGAAGATGGAAGCTTGTTTACAAGAGATTTATTTACAGAAAATCCATATACTACCCTACAAAACACAAGATCTGGAAAAGGAATTACTTTTAATGGTACAGCTTTTTTAGATATAAATATTTTAAATGATTTTAAGTTTAAAACATCTTTCACTAACAATTATACAGATAGTGAAAACTTAAGTTATGACCGTGCCGGAACTGCTCAAAATACCACTGGTACTAGAACATGGTACAATACTAAATCTTCTTTTAATATTTGGGAAAACACTTTAACTTACGCTAAATTAATCAATAAAAAACATGATTTACGTGCTTTAATTGGTCATTCAATGGAGAATTATATTTCTAGATATCATTATATAAAAGCTTCTAATTTTCCAGATGATGATGTGCTTAATAATTTTGGATCTGCAGCTTCAATTAACTCTATAAATGAGACGCAAACAGAAAATGCATTAATATCACAATTTGCAAGATTACATTATAAATTTGATGATCGCTATATTATTTCTGGTACTATTCGTCGTGATGGTTCATCTCGTTTTGGAGCAGATAAACGTTGGGGACTTTTTCCTTCTGGTGCTGCTGCTTGGTTAATCTCTAGCGAAAAATTTATGAAAGGAGAAAGTGTTAAAAAATATGTGTCTTATTTAAAACTTAGAACTTCTTTAGGTATAACAGGATCTCAAAATTTAGGAAATTATGATTGGATAACACAAGTTGGATCTGTACAATATAATGAAAGTCCGGCTATACAGCCTAGTTCTATCGGAAATCCAGATTTACAATGGGAAGAAACAAAAATGTTTGATTTAGGATTAGATTTTGGATTACTTGATGACAGAGTTTATGGTTCTGTAGGTGTTTATACAAAAAATAGTAGCAAATTAATATATAAAACACCTTTGGCGTCAAGTGCTGCTTTTACAAGTATTACGTCAAATGTAGCATCCGTTAAAAATAATGGTTTTGAATTTGATATTAAGTACGATATTTTACGTTCAGATAACCACCGTCTAACTTTTAATTTTAACTTTTCAAACAATAAGACCAAAGTAGTTAAAATTAACGGAGATCTTGAAGAGCTATTATTTCCTGGTAGCTATGCGCCCTTTATAAAATTGGTAGAAGGTGAGGAAACGGGACAATGGTACGGATTACAAACTGCTGGTAGATTCTTTGTTACAGATGAAGATGCTATTGCAATGCAAGGTAGAACGGCAACAGGTCAGCCAACTTTTTTAAACAACTCTCAAGAGACTATTGGAGATATGATCTATATTGATCAAAATGGAGATGGAAAAATTACAAATGATGATAGAGTTAACTTAGGCTCATCTATTCCAAAAGGAACTGGTGGATTTGGACTAACCTACCGTTTTAAAAACTTTATGGTTAATGCTGCTTTTACGTATGCTTATGGTCATAGTAGACTATGGGATTTACCAAGGTTAAACATAGGTTATGTTGGCGATTATAACCAAAGTAATATTGTTGCAGGACAAAGTACTATTCTTGTAAACCCTTATGATGCTTCTTATCCAAGGTTAGCACAAACGTTAATTGGCGGAAACAATAAGTTTTCAGATTTTTATTTACATGATGCTTCTTATCTAAGGTTAAATGCTCTAAATATAACATATAAATTACCTAATAAATATTTTGAAAAAATGCTAATTAGTGGTGTAGATTTAACTTTTCAAGCTACCAATCTATTTACAATTACTAAATACCCAGGATTTGATCCACAAGGTAACTGGACAAATTCTAAAATTGGTTCAGGGATGGCAATTGATGCTAGTACTTACCCATCTGCACAAATTTATAATTTAGGTATTAAGATTAAACTTCAATAAAAAAACAACACATGAAAAAATATATATACATACCATTATTTATTCTTTTAGTAGCATTAAGTTCTTGTTCGGATTACTTAGAAAGAGAACCTAGCTTTTCTTTAAACGAAGAAAATGGTGTCACTAATTTTAGTAAAGCAGAAGCAGCTGTAGGTGGCGTTTATGAAACATTTATAGATAGTGATCAATGGTCAGGGCAATATTATACAGATTTAGCTTCACGTTCTGGTTTTATTAAATGGCGTTCTGCAGAATATAATATGGAATATGCAGAAGGAAATGAAACAACAACTAGTATTCGCTACCGATGGAGTTACTTTTACAAAAGTCTTAATTCTGCAAATTTTGCTATAGAAGGAATTTCAAACTTATCTGACGCTCAGGTACCAAGTGAAGAAGAACGAAATTCTCTATTAGGTCAAGCAAGATGTTTAAGAGCATGGATAAATATTAATTTATTATGGAATTACGGACATTGGTGGTCTGATGATTATGATAACCCTAATGGATTATTATATAGAGATGAAGTTGTTAATCTAGGAAATATAGAAAAAGCAAGAATAAGTGTTGGAGAAAGCTATGATAAAATCTTTGAAGATTTAGATTATGCAATTGCTAATTTAGGGTCATTTAAAAGTAGTAGATATGTATCAAAAGAATTTTCAAAAGTTTTAAAAGCAAAAATTTTACTTTACAGAGGAGGCATGAATGATAATGTATCAGATTTACAAGAATCACTTGGTTTAGTAAATGAAGTACTTAATACAAGTGTGTCAGGTTTTTCTATGCAAGACGATTTAGCCAAAGTATATAAAGATTCTTGGGACTCTGAAGAAAATTTATTTTCAAGATATTTAGAAGAGGGCAACAGAACCTATAAAAGTTATTATTACTCAGCGAATATTGCTCAAAGATATGCTGACAAGCTGCCACGTGACGAAGATCAAATAACGGCTAAATTGAATTTTGGAAGTGATTGGTTTAAGGCAGACCCGCGATGGGATATTGTAACAGGTGACGTGCACTCACCAGCTTCATGGGATACCAATAGGTATTATACTTGGACTAAGGTTGTTAGGTTAGCACAATATGATGGAGTCTTAGAAGGAGACGAAAAATACAATACTTATTACTTTAGATATCCAGAGTTATATATAATGAAATCTGAATTATTGGCTAGAACAGGAGCATCTATAGCAGAAGCTATTGCACCAATTAACCTAATGCGTTCTAAGCGTACAAACCCTGTTTTACCTAGCTTAACAGTTAATTCTCAACAAGAATTAATGGATACAATTTTTAAAGAGTATTTTCTTGAAACCTTCTTAGAAAATGGAAGTGAATATTATGCTTCATTACGTTTTAAAACAGCAGGAGAACCTTGGATTGTAGCTATAAAAAATGGAAAAATTCTTGATAAAAACAAGTTATGTTACCCTATTCCAGAAGAAGAAATGGAATTTAATAAACTTATGACTCAAAATATAGATTTATAGTAATTTAAAATAAAAATCACATGAAATTTATCAACAAATATATTTGTATCACAGCTGCAGTTTTTGGGTTATTCACTTTACACTCTTGTGATGACGAACTAGAACTTAAAATACCATATCCAAACGATATTACCTTTAATGAATTAGAATTAGGAAGGTTTACCTATAAAATTTCCGATTCTCCATTTACATCTGGAGATTCTAAATCTGGAATTGTTACTGTTAATGTAAGTAATACAGGAGGTAGCACTTATAGCGGATTTGCATTATCTAATAAAAGTCAAAGATCTTACCCTTGGAATTTAAGTCCAGATTTTGCTCCAGCTGGAGGTCTTACAGTTGCAGAAACTCAACAGTCTATAGATTCTACTGCTTTTAGTGTAAGTACAGTAACACCAAATAGAACTGAAAATTATTTAGTAGGTCATGCTGCCGGAGATGATGCTTTTTTTACACTTAATGAGCCTGCAATTGTTAGTCATGTATTAGTAGCTAATACAAGTTATAATTATTTAATGGCAAGTTATGGTTCTGTATATTCTGGTACTTTTGATAGCGATTCACAAGCTTATCTTATAGATGGAACTGCAGTAAGAAACATAAAAAACCCAAACCCATCATCAACTAGATACGGTAGGTTTTTACTACCTTCTCCTAGCGGAGTAAATGCGGTTAGATTATCTGGTCATGAAATACTAGAGAAGCGTAAAGCAGGAGAAGCAGCAAAAACAACTGCTTTAAACAACGGTAGTACAGATGAAGAAGCAGAAGAAGCATACGAAACAGCTTATACAGATTTAAGCGTAGGATATATTAAATTAAATATTGAAGGTTCTCTAAACGGAAGTACTACAGGTAATGTTGAATTTTACTTAGCAACTAGAGCAAATGTAGATTTAATAAACCCAACATATAATTTTGTTTTAGAAGATTGGACTAAAGTAGATTTAAGTTCTTTAGGAGAGGTAGATAAAGTTTTATTTAAAATTTCATCTTCTTATGTAGATGATTTTGGTAATATGATTTATTCACCTACTTTTTGTTTAGATGGCATACGTCTGAAATAACAAAATAAGAATAAAAATTTTTAATTTTTAAAATGCTTTTGATAATTACATTGCAATATCAAAAGATACTTCAAGAGAGTTAAAAGTAATGCTATTTATAAAAACATAATGGGAGGTTAATTTATTTAGCCTCCATTAAAACTACCTACTAAAAAATAACTCAGTCTAAGCATAGGTAACAGACCTATTATTCTGTTATTAATCATCAATAAATGCTTGCTTATAACAATATTAAACAATGAAAAAAATATTATTAGTTTTATTAGTTTCCACACTTTTGTCGTCTTGTAATAGTACTCCCAAAAAAGATTACATATTATTTTCAGGGAAAATACTAAACACAAAATCGCGTGAATTTCGTTTAACAAAAATAGGAGAAGGTTCTGAAAATAAAAAAATTACTTTAGAAGAGGATGGTACATTTTTAGACACTATAACTTCTGGAACCGGTTTTTATTTTCTTCATAACCCAAGGCAAAGAGTAGATTTATATTTACCTAATGGAGGTGATTTTAACCTTACAATTGATGCTGAAAATTTTAGAAGTTCGGGTAAATTAACAGGTAAAGATTCAGAAGCTTCAAATTTTATGCTTACAAAAAATGAACGATATTATTCTTTAATAGGAAATACCACAGAATATTTTTTATTATCAGAAACTGATTTTAAAATTAAATCTAAAAAGGTGGAAGAAAGCTTGTCTAAATACTTAGATAGTTTTCCGAATACTACAAAAGATTTTCTTGAATTTAGACGTAAAGAATTAAAGTATAATCGCCTTTATAAATTAATTAATTACGAGAATTCTCATCGAGTATATTCAAAAAATAATAATTTTAATGTATCACCAGGTTTTTATGATGAATTAGAAGAGTTTGATTTTTTGAATGAAGAAGATTACAAGATGTCTTATCCGTATAAAAAATTAGTAAAATGGTATTATCAAAAAGAAATTGACGCATTAATAGCACAAGAAAACATTGATAAAAGTTTAGCGAAACTTAAAGTTTATAATAAGGTGCCAAATGAATTTATAAAAAATAATTTGATAAGCACTGCTGCATTTTTTGGTATAAGCGAAACTAAGGAGATCGAGGAATATTATGAATATTACTTATCAATAGCTAACTCTAAAACCGAAAAGGTTACAAAAAAGTATAATAACCTTATAAAAATAGCTAAAGGAAAACCTTCTCCTGAATTTACAGATTATATAAACCATGCAGGCGGAAAAACATCTTTAAGTGATTTAGAAGGGAAATATGTATATATAGATGTTTGGGCAACATGGTGTGCACCTTGTTTGGCTGAAGTACCATTTTTAAAAGAAATTGAAGAAGACTATAAGAATAAAAAGATTCATTTTGTTAGTCTTTCTATTGATACTGAAAAACATTTTGAGAAATGGAAAAAAATGGTCACAAATAAAAAGATGGGAGGAATTCAATTAATTGCAGATAAGAATTGGAGTAGTGAATTTGTTTCAGAATATCAAATAAATGGAATCCCTAGATTTATTTTACTAGACCCAAAAGGTAATATTGTTGATGCACATGCGCCAAGACCATCAGATTCCAAGCTAATAGATTTATTTAATGAGCTTAATTTATAGTTTTTATCTTAAGTTTTCTTTATATCTTTTCGTTGTATTTTTCTTTTAGAATAAATTATTTGAATTAATTACTGATAAACTTCGAAAAGTTATATAAAGGGTTATTTGTAAATAATAACCCTTTTTTATTTTTTAAAATTAGTCCTAAATACAATTCTTTCCTTTTCATTTTAGGTTCTTATCATTTTCTACAAAATCAATATCTTTAACACAATAAATAAAAGTATGAAACACTTAATTTTATTACTATTACTTCCATTGAGCTTTTTTGTTAACGCTCAATCTCTTGATTTAAACCAACCATTGCCAATAGATAAAAGCATTAAAAAAGGCGTATTAACAAATGGATTAACCTATTATATTAAAAGTACCAACGTTGTAAAAGGTGCAGCTAGTTATTACATTATTCAAAATGTAGGTTCTGTTTTAGAAAATGATGACCAACAAGGGTTAGCACACTTTTTAGAGCACATGGCATTTAATGGAACACAAACTTTTCCTGGTAAGAGTATGTTAAATACATTACAAAAACATGGTGCTGTATTTGGTAAAGACATAAATGCTTACACCTCATTTGATGAAACGGTTTACAACATAAATAATATTCCTACCAAAGATAGTTTGGTAGATACTTGTTTAACAATATTAAATGATTGGTCTAACTACTTATTACTAACAGACGAAGAAATAGATGCAGAGCGTGCCGTTATAAAAGAAGAATGGAGAACAAGACAAAGCGGACAAATGCGTTTATTTGAGATATCGTTACCTATAAAATTTAATCATTCTAAATATGCAGATAGATTACCTATAGGTGAAATGTCTATTGTAGAAAATTTTGATTATAAAACACTTCGCAATTTTTATCATGATTGGTACAGAACCGATCTGCAGGCTATTGCGGTTATAGGAGATGTAAATATAGAAACCATTGAGCAAAAAATTATAAAAAAATTCTCAAAAATCCCTGCTATTAAAAATCCAAGAGAACGGTTTACCGTTAATGTTCCTAATAATGATAAGATGATGTATAGTTTGGGGATGGATCCAGAAGTTTCTACGGCAAATATTAGTTACGGAATCCGTCATCAAAAA from Polaribacter sejongensis carries:
- a CDS encoding FecR family protein, coding for MNKRIEKIIISYFDNNISETEANELAAWLDEGNRDVFNEYVMLNFSVEQLKSVKNDIITSSWDKIETDINKKKSEKVLPLYLKKISRYAAVIAVLIVSGYLLTQKTNPVINETVSIGEIKATLTLDDGSNIALQNGKGYNNKTIHSNGESLVYETKLNTKHKTKTKETIYNYLTIPRGGLFSIELSDNTIVWLNSESKLKYPVNFKKGKTREVELLYGEAYFDVSKSTKHNGDAFVLKTNNQTITVLGTEFNVKAYRDETDILTTLLEGSVNVKNKNNNKTLIPGQQSKISNSSDFIKVYEVKADDEIAWVNGMFSFKNKPLKEILKVLSRWYDLDVEFTKKESEEILFTGVLRKQQSIYRILESIKTTTNVKYSIKNRILTIK
- a CDS encoding RagB/SusD family nutrient uptake outer membrane protein; protein product: MKKYIYIPLFILLVALSSCSDYLEREPSFSLNEENGVTNFSKAEAAVGGVYETFIDSDQWSGQYYTDLASRSGFIKWRSAEYNMEYAEGNETTTSIRYRWSYFYKSLNSANFAIEGISNLSDAQVPSEEERNSLLGQARCLRAWININLLWNYGHWWSDDYDNPNGLLYRDEVVNLGNIEKARISVGESYDKIFEDLDYAIANLGSFKSSRYVSKEFSKVLKAKILLYRGGMNDNVSDLQESLGLVNEVLNTSVSGFSMQDDLAKVYKDSWDSEENLFSRYLEEGNRTYKSYYYSANIAQRYADKLPRDEDQITAKLNFGSDWFKADPRWDIVTGDVHSPASWDTNRYYTWTKVVRLAQYDGVLEGDEKYNTYYFRYPELYIMKSELLARTGASIAEAIAPINLMRSKRTNPVLPSLTVNSQQELMDTIFKEYFLETFLENGSEYYASLRFKTAGEPWIVAIKNGKILDKNKLCYPIPEEEMEFNKLMTQNIDL
- a CDS encoding DUF4465 domain-containing protein, translating into MKFINKYICITAAVFGLFTLHSCDDELELKIPYPNDITFNELELGRFTYKISDSPFTSGDSKSGIVTVNVSNTGGSTYSGFALSNKSQRSYPWNLSPDFAPAGGLTVAETQQSIDSTAFSVSTVTPNRTENYLVGHAAGDDAFFTLNEPAIVSHVLVANTSYNYLMASYGSVYSGTFDSDSQAYLIDGTAVRNIKNPNPSSTRYGRFLLPSPSGVNAVRLSGHEILEKRKAGEAAKTTALNNGSTDEEAEEAYETAYTDLSVGYIKLNIEGSLNGSTTGNVEFYLATRANVDLINPTYNFVLEDWTKVDLSSLGEVDKVLFKISSSYVDDFGNMIYSPTFCLDGIRLK
- a CDS encoding SusC/RagA family TonB-linked outer membrane protein yields the protein MKNNFTKILFLFKKRFLPIIMKTFFLLFCTTLFSFTPKSGFSQNEKITIESNKTVSVDEVFEIIKSHTNHSFIYRADLFKNYPKIKLEKGIIRANNLLKKALSKGSFSCEFSEDETIVIKEKPTEVVRISKTVKAIQQIIISGTVVDESGEPLPMVSVYEKKTKNGTSTDFNGNYSLNLGSSSKDKILVFSYIGFENQEVVVGDKTILNIKMRPSLSGLDEVVVIGYGTSKVKDATGVISRISAKEIENAPMGASVESLLQGKSPGVNVQIQSASPTSPISVVIRGASSLSGDNQPLWVIDGVPQYSSTTSGDVANTLYNLNLNDVQSIDILKDASATAVYGSRAANGVVIVTTKKGKIGMKPLFEVSSRVGVQVMDFNGYQYFESEDYINFSGAAAREMVLTMDSFTNSAERYLDLQAFYNLNNSEYDKSDLVTLDGAYYDGNTNWQKEMTQNPVVVQHDFSVRGGSEETTYFASFNYSDMEGVVKSGQSELYGGRMNFDTKISENLKFGLNLNGSSRKSDNKDYMLSVIQKVRPDIPVYEEDGSLFTRDLFTENPYTTLQNTRSGKGITFNGTAFLDINILNDFKFKTSFTNNYTDSENLSYDRAGTAQNTTGTRTWYNTKSSFNIWENTLTYAKLINKKHDLRALIGHSMENYISRYHYIKASNFPDDDVLNNFGSAASINSINETQTENALISQFARLHYKFDDRYIISGTIRRDGSSRFGADKRWGLFPSGAAAWLISSEKFMKGESVKKYVSYLKLRTSLGITGSQNLGNYDWITQVGSVQYNESPAIQPSSIGNPDLQWEETKMFDLGLDFGLLDDRVYGSVGVYTKNSSKLIYKTPLASSAAFTSITSNVASVKNNGFEFDIKYDILRSDNHRLTFNFNFSNNKTKVVKINGDLEELLFPGSYAPFIKLVEGEETGQWYGLQTAGRFFVTDEDAIAMQGRTATGQPTFLNNSQETIGDMIYIDQNGDGKITNDDRVNLGSSIPKGTGGFGLTYRFKNFMVNAAFTYAYGHSRLWDLPRLNIGYVGDYNQSNIVAGQSTILVNPYDASYPRLAQTLIGGNNKFSDFYLHDASYLRLNALNITYKLPNKYFEKMLISGVDLTFQATNLFTITKYPGFDPQGNWTNSKIGSGMAIDASTYPSAQIYNLGIKIKLQ
- a CDS encoding TlpA family protein disulfide reductase, which translates into the protein MKKILLVLLVSTLLSSCNSTPKKDYILFSGKILNTKSREFRLTKIGEGSENKKITLEEDGTFLDTITSGTGFYFLHNPRQRVDLYLPNGGDFNLTIDAENFRSSGKLTGKDSEASNFMLTKNERYYSLIGNTTEYFLLSETDFKIKSKKVEESLSKYLDSFPNTTKDFLEFRRKELKYNRLYKLINYENSHRVYSKNNNFNVSPGFYDELEEFDFLNEEDYKMSYPYKKLVKWYYQKEIDALIAQENIDKSLAKLKVYNKVPNEFIKNNLISTAAFFGISETKEIEEYYEYYLSIANSKTEKVTKKYNNLIKIAKGKPSPEFTDYINHAGGKTSLSDLEGKYVYIDVWATWCAPCLAEVPFLKEIEEDYKNKKIHFVSLSIDTEKHFEKWKKMVTNKKMGGIQLIADKNWSSEFVSEYQINGIPRFILLDPKGNIVDAHAPRPSDSKLIDLFNELNL
- a CDS encoding RNA polymerase sigma factor, with the protein product MADKQKIVDLVLGLKKGDQLSFKVLHDLYYKSLYIYINNFTKNEFETEDILQETFIKIWNYREKLSELDSFKGYLFKTAYYTYIDKYRKDKRNQNVLDGWKHQRLMETIDEDDEINLLRVKKLRETIDKLPNRCKKVFILCKFENLTHAQIAEHLEISPKTVQAQMSKAYNIIRESFNDKGTLTLFLNFFKSIKTKIVY